A window of Apium graveolens cultivar Ventura chromosome 8, ASM990537v1, whole genome shotgun sequence contains these coding sequences:
- the LOC141680358 gene encoding uncharacterized protein LOC141680358 has product MECGLLDLGFTGNRFTWKRSRGTERWVQERLDRGLASKEWVEMFPGAEVQVLEVSTSDHMPLFLQLHKQVYVQKRHRFRLENMWIRESECKSIIQECWNEGGAVDLLEKMVGCCVKLEEWGGGLIKDMKVKLAQYRTDMKRLRNRRDASGIRQYEKARWLYLKLREKKEIFWRQRAKQFWLHEGDKNTRFFHKYAIARKEHNRIKRLKDDNGDWKDTYEEIQEVKHPKRVADLRPISLCNVLMRVLSKILANRVKPMLKNIISEQQSAFIEGRLLTDNALIALEVNHFIHRKTQGLTGVAGLKIDVSKAYDRLEWRFIEFMLQKFGFPQIWIERVMKCIRMVSYSFLRDGQIFGNVVPQRGVRQGDPISPYIYIICAESLSRLMKRYEDVGLVHGCKIARGAPPVSHLLFADDCYLFFKAKQAEASTMRSILQKYERVSGQMVNYSKSNVVFSPNTTRTD; this is encoded by the exons ATGGAGTGTGGTCTGCTTGACTTGGGATTTACAGGGAACAGGTTTACTTGGAAAAGGTCGAGGGGAACGGAGAGATGGGTGCAGGAGAGGCTGGATAGAGGGCTGGCTTCGAAGGAGTGGGTGGAGATGTTCCCAGGGGCAGAAGTGCAAGTGCTCGAAGTATCTACATCTGATCACATGCCTTTGTTTTTGCAACTACATAAACAAGTGTACGTCCAGAAGAGGCATAGGTTCCGTCTCGAAAACATGTGGATTAGGGAGAGTGAATGTAAAAGTATTATTCAAGAATGTTGGAACGAGGGAGGGGCAGTTGATTTATTGGAAAAAATGGTGGGATGTTGTGTGAAACTTGAGGAATGGGGCGGTGGTTTAATCAAAGATATGAAGGTAAAACTTGCACAATATAGGACTGATATGAAGAGACTTAGAAATCGTAGAGATGCATCTGGAATTCGTCAGTATGAGAAAGCACGATGGCTATATTTAAAGTTGCGGGAGAAAAAAGAAATTTTTTGGAGGCAACGGGCAAAGCAATTTTGGCTTCACGAAGGAGATAAGAATACTAGATTTTTCCATAAGTATGCTATTGCAAGAAAGGAGCACAACAGAATTAAGAGACTGAAGGATGACAATGGGGATTGGAAGGATACATATGAGGAGATCCAGGAG GTTAAACATCCAAAAAGAGTGGCGGATCTTAGACCGATTTCCCTGTGCAATGTCTTGATGCGAGTCCTGTCAAAAATCTTGGCTAATAGAGTGAAGCCAATGCTAAAAAACATTATTTCGGAGCAACAAAGTGCCTTCATTGAGGGAAGGCTTCTAACGGACAACGCGTTAATTGCGTTAGAAGTTAATCATTTTATTCACAGAAAAACGCAGGGGTTGACAGGGGTTGCTGGATTAAAAATTGATGTTTCGAAGGCCTATGATAGGTTAGAGTGGCGATTTATTGAGTTCATGCTCCAGAAATTTGGGTTCCCTCAAATCTGGATTGAAAGGGTCATGAAATGCATTAGAATGGTATCATATAGCTTTTTACGGGATGGACAGATTTTTGGGAATGTAGTACCTCAGCGAGGGGTTCGCCAAGGAGATCCTATATCTCCGTATATATATATCATCTGTGCAGAGAGTCTAAGTAGGTTGATGAAGAGATATGAAGATGTAGGTCTTGTACACGGATGCAAAATAGCAAGGGGTGCTCCACCTGTATCCCATTTGCTGTTTGCAGATGATTGTTATCTCTTTTTTAAGGCAAAACAGGCGGAAGCGAGTACAATGAGAAGCATTCTGCAGAAGTATGAGAGAGTGTCGGGCCAAATGGTTAACTATAGCAAGTCCAATGTAGTTTTCAGTCCAAATACGACGAGAACAGACTGA